Proteins from one Salmonella bongori NCTC 12419 genomic window:
- a CDS encoding Tex family protein, with amino-acid sequence MMNDSFCRIIAGEIQAHAGQVEAAVRLLDEGNTVPFIARYRKEITGGLDDTQLRNLETRLGYLRELEDRRQAILKSISEQGKLTDELASAINGTLSKTELEDLYLPYKPKRRTRGQIAIEAGLEPLADLLWSEPSHDPDVEAAKYIDADKGVADTKAALDGARYILMERLAEDAALLAKVRDYLWKNAHLVATVVSGKEEEGAKFRDYFDHHEPIASVPSHRALAMFRGRNEGILQLSLNADPQFDEPPKESHCEQIIIDHLGLRLNNAPADSWRKGVISWTWRIKVLMHLETELMGTVRERAEDEAINVFARNLHDLLMAAPAGLRATMGLDPGLRTGVKVAVVDGTGKLVATDTIYPHTGQAAKAATVIAALCEKHNVELVAIGNGTASRETERFYLDVQKQFPKVTAQKVIVSEAGASVYSASELAAQEFPDLDVSLRGAVSIARRLQDPLAELVKIDPKSIGVGQYQHDVSQTQLARKLDAVVEDCVNAVGVDLNTASVPLLTRVAGLTRMMAQNIVAWRDENGQFQNRQQLLKVSRLGPKAFEQCAGFLRINHGDNPLDASTVHPEAYPVVERILAATQQALNDLMGNGSALRNLKAADFTDEKFGVPTVTDIIKELEKPGRDPRPEFKTAQFADGVETMNDLLPGMILEGAVTNVTNFGAFVDIGVHQDGLVHISSLSTKFVDDPHTVVKAGDIVKVKVLEVDLPRKRIALTMRLDEQPGDTHARRGSGNDRAQGSRPAAKPRGRDVQPAGNSAMMDALAAAMGKKR; translated from the coding sequence ATGATGAATGACTCTTTCTGCCGCATTATTGCGGGTGAAATCCAGGCACATGCCGGGCAGGTTGAAGCTGCCGTTCGCCTGCTTGACGAAGGGAACACTGTGCCGTTTATCGCACGTTATCGTAAAGAAATCACCGGCGGTCTGGATGACACGCAACTGCGTAACCTGGAAACACGTCTGGGATATCTGCGTGAACTGGAAGACAGACGTCAGGCCATCCTCAAATCCATTTCCGAACAAGGCAAACTGACTGATGAGCTGGCTAGCGCCATCAACGGTACGTTAAGTAAGACCGAGCTCGAAGATCTCTACCTGCCCTATAAGCCTAAACGCCGTACCCGTGGACAAATCGCCATTGAAGCCGGCCTTGAGCCGCTGGCCGACCTGCTGTGGAGCGAGCCGTCCCACGATCCTGACGTGGAAGCGGCAAAGTATATTGATGCCGACAAAGGCGTGGCGGACACGAAAGCCGCGCTCGACGGCGCGCGCTACATACTGATGGAACGCCTGGCTGAAGATGCCGCATTGCTGGCAAAAGTGCGCGATTACCTGTGGAAGAATGCCCATCTGGTTGCCACGGTCGTAAGCGGCAAAGAGGAAGAAGGCGCCAAATTCCGCGACTATTTCGATCATCATGAACCCATCGCCAGCGTCCCATCTCACCGTGCGCTGGCCATGTTCCGCGGTCGTAACGAAGGCATACTACAACTTTCACTCAATGCCGACCCGCAGTTTGATGAGCCGCCGAAAGAGAGTCACTGCGAGCAGATTATTATCGATCACCTCGGCCTGCGTTTGAACAACGCCCCGGCGGATAGCTGGCGCAAAGGCGTGATAAGCTGGACGTGGCGCATCAAGGTTTTAATGCACCTCGAAACCGAGCTGATGGGTACCGTACGCGAACGTGCGGAAGACGAAGCCATTAACGTGTTTGCCCGTAATCTGCATGACCTGCTGATGGCGGCGCCTGCAGGCCTGCGTGCGACCATGGGGCTTGACCCGGGCCTGCGTACTGGCGTAAAAGTCGCTGTCGTTGACGGCACAGGTAAGCTGGTGGCGACCGATACCATTTATCCGCATACCGGTCAGGCAGCCAAAGCCGCTACCGTTATCGCCGCACTGTGCGAAAAACACAACGTGGAGTTGGTGGCTATCGGCAACGGTACCGCCTCGCGCGAAACCGAACGCTTCTATCTCGACGTGCAAAAACAGTTTCCGAAAGTGACCGCACAAAAAGTGATCGTCAGCGAAGCGGGAGCCTCCGTCTATTCCGCTTCGGAGCTGGCTGCACAGGAGTTTCCGGATCTGGATGTATCTCTGCGCGGCGCGGTGTCTATTGCTCGCCGTCTACAGGACCCGCTGGCCGAACTGGTAAAAATCGATCCGAAATCGATCGGCGTCGGCCAGTATCAGCACGACGTCAGCCAGACCCAGCTGGCCCGAAAACTGGACGCGGTAGTAGAAGACTGCGTAAACGCCGTCGGCGTCGATTTGAATACCGCCTCCGTGCCACTATTGACCCGCGTGGCGGGCTTAACGCGCATGATGGCGCAGAACATCGTCGCCTGGCGCGATGAGAACGGTCAGTTCCAGAACCGCCAGCAACTGCTGAAGGTGAGCCGTCTGGGGCCGAAAGCGTTTGAACAGTGCGCGGGCTTCCTGCGTATTAACCACGGCGACAACCCTCTTGACGCCTCTACTGTCCACCCGGAAGCCTATCCGGTTGTCGAACGTATTCTGGCGGCGACACAACAAGCGCTCAACGATCTGATGGGCAACGGCAGTGCGCTACGTAACCTGAAAGCCGCTGACTTCACCGATGAAAAATTCGGCGTCCCGACCGTCACTGATATCATCAAAGAGCTGGAAAAACCAGGCCGCGATCCCCGTCCGGAGTTTAAAACCGCGCAGTTCGCCGACGGTGTGGAAACCATGAACGACCTGCTACCGGGCATGATTCTGGAAGGGGCGGTGACTAACGTCACCAACTTCGGCGCGTTTGTCGATATCGGCGTCCATCAGGATGGCCTGGTCCACATCTCTTCCCTGTCGACTAAATTCGTCGACGATCCGCATACCGTGGTGAAAGCAGGCGACATTGTGAAGGTGAAAGTGCTGGAGGTTGACCTGCCGCGTAAACGTATCGCGCTGACGATGCGTCTGGACGAGCAGCCCGGCGACACCCATGCCCGCCGCGGCAGCGGTAATGACCGCGCTCAGGGTAGTCGACCGGCGGCAAAACCGCGTGGTCGCGACGTCCAGCCAGCCGGGAATAGCGCTATGATGGACGCGCTGGCCGCCGCAATGGGAAAAAAACGCTAA
- the feoA gene encoding ferrous iron transporter A, protein MQFTPDTAWKITGFAREISPAYRQKLLSLGMLPGSSFNVVRVAPLGDPIHIETRRVSLVLRKKDLALIEVEAVSC, encoded by the coding sequence ATGCAATTCACTCCTGACACTGCGTGGAAAATCACCGGCTTTGCGCGTGAAATCAGCCCGGCGTATCGTCAAAAGCTGCTTTCGCTCGGCATGTTGCCCGGCTCTTCATTTAATGTCGTCCGCGTCGCGCCCTTAGGCGATCCGATCCATATCGAAACACGACGCGTGAGTCTGGTATTACGTAAAAAGGACTTGGCGTTAATAGAAGTAGAAGCGGTTTCCTGTTAA
- the feoB gene encoding Fe(2+) transporter permease subunit FeoB has protein sequence MKKLTIGLIGNPNSGKTTLFNQLTGARQRVGNWAGVTVERKEGQFATTDHQVTLVDLPGTYSLTTISSQTSLDEQIACHYILSGDADLLINVVDASNLERNLYLTLQLLELGIPCIVALNMLDIAEKQQVRIDVDALSTRLGCPVVPLVSTRGRGIEALKLAIDRHKANDNVELVHYAQPLLREADFLADAMAQEMPLQQRRWLGLQMLEGDIYSRAYAGEAAQNLNTSLARLKDEMDDPALHIADARYQCIAAICDVVSNTLTAEPSRFTTAVDKIILNRFLGLPIFLFVMYLMFLLAINIGGALQPLFDAGSVAIFIHGIQWLGYTLHFPDWLTIFLAQGLGGGINTVLPLVPQIGMMYLFLSFLEDSGYMARAAFVMDRLMQALGLPGKSFVPLIVGFGCNVPSVMGARTLDAPRERLMTIMMAPFMSCGARLAIFAVFAAAFFGQNGALAVFSLYVLGIVMAVLTGLMLKHTIMRGEASPFVMELPVYHVPHIKSLIIQTWQRLKGFVLRAGKVIIIVSIFLSAFNSFSLSGKIVDNINDSALASVSRVITPVFKPIGVHEDNWQATVGLFTGAMAKEVVVGTLNTLYTAENIQDEAFNPADFHLGDELLGAVDDTWQSLKDTFSLSVLANPIEASKGDGEMATGAMGVMDQKFGSAAAAYSYLIFVLLYVPCISVMGAIARESSRGWMGFSILWGLNIAYSLATLFYQVTSFSQHPTYSLICILAVILFNIIVLSLLRRARSRVDIELLATRKNINSCCSGTTGNCH, from the coding sequence ATGAAAAAATTAACCATTGGTTTAATTGGTAATCCTAATTCCGGCAAGACCACCTTATTCAACCAACTCACCGGCGCGCGCCAGCGCGTGGGGAACTGGGCAGGCGTCACCGTCGAACGTAAAGAGGGCCAGTTTGCAACCACTGACCATCAGGTCACGCTGGTAGATTTACCTGGTACCTATTCGCTGACGACCATTTCGTCGCAAACCTCTCTCGACGAACAGATTGCCTGTCATTACATCCTGAGCGGCGACGCCGACCTGTTGATAAACGTTGTGGACGCGTCCAATCTGGAGCGCAACCTCTATTTGACGCTACAACTGCTGGAATTAGGTATCCCATGCATCGTCGCGCTCAACATGCTGGATATCGCCGAAAAACAGCAGGTTCGTATTGATGTCGACGCGCTGTCCACGCGTCTTGGCTGTCCTGTCGTACCGCTGGTATCCACGCGCGGTCGCGGTATTGAAGCGCTAAAACTGGCCATTGATCGTCACAAGGCTAACGATAATGTAGAGCTGGTGCATTATGCCCAGCCGCTGCTGCGCGAAGCGGATTTCCTGGCCGACGCAATGGCCCAGGAAATGCCTTTACAACAACGTCGCTGGCTGGGTCTGCAAATGCTGGAAGGCGATATCTACAGCCGCGCTTACGCGGGCGAGGCGGCGCAAAATCTGAATACCTCGCTTGCACGCCTCAAGGATGAAATGGACGATCCGGCGCTGCATATCGCCGACGCCCGTTACCAGTGTATCGCCGCTATTTGTGATGTGGTCAGCAATACCCTGACAGCCGAACCTAGCCGCTTTACCACGGCGGTAGATAAAATTATCCTCAACCGCTTCCTCGGGTTACCGATTTTTCTGTTCGTGATGTACCTGATGTTCTTGCTCGCCATTAACATCGGCGGCGCATTGCAACCGTTGTTTGATGCCGGTTCCGTCGCCATTTTTATCCACGGTATTCAATGGCTTGGATACACCCTGCACTTCCCGGATTGGTTAACCATCTTCCTGGCGCAAGGTCTGGGCGGTGGGATCAATACCGTTCTGCCGCTGGTGCCGCAGATCGGGATGATGTACCTGTTCCTCTCCTTCCTTGAAGACTCCGGTTATATGGCGCGCGCGGCCTTCGTCATGGATCGCCTGATGCAGGCACTGGGGCTGCCAGGCAAATCGTTCGTACCGCTGATTGTCGGCTTCGGCTGTAACGTCCCTTCCGTGATGGGTGCCCGCACGCTTGACGCTCCGCGCGAACGCCTGATGACCATCATGATGGCACCGTTTATGTCCTGTGGCGCACGCCTGGCGATTTTCGCCGTCTTTGCTGCCGCCTTCTTCGGGCAAAACGGCGCGCTGGCGGTCTTCTCGCTGTACGTGCTGGGCATTGTTATGGCGGTATTAACCGGCCTGATGCTGAAACATACCATCATGCGCGGCGAAGCCTCTCCGTTTGTAATGGAGCTGCCGGTTTACCACGTACCGCATATCAAGAGCCTTATCATCCAGACGTGGCAGCGCCTGAAAGGGTTTGTGCTGCGCGCCGGTAAGGTCATCATCATTGTCAGTATCTTCCTGAGTGCCTTTAACAGCTTCTCGCTAAGCGGAAAAATCGTCGATAACATCAATGATTCCGCCCTCGCCTCCGTAAGCCGGGTAATCACGCCCGTCTTTAAGCCGATCGGCGTCCATGAGGATAACTGGCAAGCGACTGTGGGTCTGTTTACGGGCGCCATGGCAAAAGAAGTTGTTGTCGGTACGCTGAATACGCTCTATACCGCAGAAAATATTCAGGATGAAGCGTTTAACCCCGCCGATTTCCATCTCGGCGACGAATTGCTCGGCGCGGTTGACGATACCTGGCAGAGCCTGAAGGATACCTTTAGCCTGAGCGTACTGGCCAACCCTATCGAAGCCAGTAAAGGCGACGGCGAGATGGCGACCGGAGCAATGGGCGTGATGGACCAAAAATTCGGCAGCGCCGCGGCGGCGTACAGTTACCTGATTTTCGTCCTGCTCTACGTACCGTGTATTTCGGTGATGGGCGCCATCGCCCGCGAGTCCAGCCGCGGCTGGATGGGCTTCTCAATCTTGTGGGGGCTGAATATCGCTTATTCGCTCGCAACGCTGTTTTATCAGGTCACAAGCTTCAGTCAACACCCGACATACAGCCTGATCTGCATCCTGGCGGTGATCCTCTTTAACATTATTGTGTTAAGCCTGTTGCGCCGCGCCCGCAGCCGTGTGGACATTGAACTGCTGGCAACCCGCAAAAACATCAACTCGTGTTGTTCGGGCACGACGGGCAACTGTCACTAA
- the feoC gene encoding [Fe-S]-dependent transcriptional repressor FeoC, with protein sequence MASLIQVRDLLALRGRMEATQISHTLHAPQPMIDAMLNQLEIMGKAVRIPQEADGCLSGSCKSCPEGKACLREWWALR encoded by the coding sequence ATGGCTTCACTGATACAGGTTCGCGATCTACTGGCGCTACGGGGACGCATGGAGGCCACGCAGATAAGCCATACCCTGCACGCCCCGCAGCCTATGATCGACGCCATGCTGAATCAACTGGAGATCATGGGTAAGGCAGTGCGTATTCCACAGGAAGCTGACGGTTGTCTTTCTGGCAGTTGTAAAAGCTGTCCGGAGGGTAAAGCCTGCCTGCGCGAGTGGTGGGCCTTACGTTAA
- a CDS encoding Rpn family recombination-promoting nuclease/putative transposase, which produces MAKSTTTTPHDAVFKQFLCHPDTARDFLEIYLPSTLRQICNLNTLRLESGSFIEEDLRPHYSDILWSLETSEGEGYIYVVIEHQSTPDAHMAFRLMRYAMAAMQRHLEAGHKTLPLVVPMLFYHGNRSPYPFSLCWLDEFADPVMARKLYATAFPLVDITVVPDDEIMRHRRIALLELIQKHIRQRDLMGLVEQLVALLIKGYANDTQLQSLFNYMMHTGDAARFNTFIRQVAMRIPQHKEKIMTIAERLRQEGHRNGLQKGLQKGLQQGKQEGQRLAALRIAHAMLIDGFDRDTILRVTGLTPADLAFESH; this is translated from the coding sequence ATGGCGAAATCAACAACCACCACACCGCATGATGCAGTATTCAAACAGTTTTTATGCCACCCCGATACTGCACGGGATTTTTTGGAAATCTATCTCCCGTCGACATTACGTCAAATCTGCAATCTGAATACATTACGGCTGGAGTCCGGTAGCTTTATTGAAGAGGATTTACGCCCCCATTATTCCGATATCCTTTGGTCGCTGGAAACAAGTGAAGGTGAAGGTTACATTTATGTGGTTATTGAACATCAGAGTACGCCGGACGCACATATGGCATTTCGGCTAATGCGTTACGCAATGGCGGCAATGCAACGACACCTGGAGGCCGGGCATAAAACGTTACCACTGGTGGTGCCAATGCTGTTTTACCACGGTAACCGAAGCCCGTATCCGTTCTCATTATGCTGGCTGGATGAGTTTGCCGACCCGGTGATGGCGCGTAAGCTATACGCTACCGCCTTTCCGCTGGTCGATATTACGGTCGTGCCCGACGACGAGATTATGCGGCACCGCCGCATCGCGCTGCTGGAGCTCATACAAAAACACATCCGCCAGCGTGATCTGATGGGACTTGTCGAACAACTGGTCGCCCTATTGATTAAGGGATACGCTAATGACACCCAGCTTCAAAGTCTGTTTAATTATATGATGCACACTGGCGACGCCGCACGCTTCAACACGTTTATCCGCCAGGTGGCTATGCGTATCCCGCAGCATAAGGAGAAGATCATGACTATTGCAGAAAGATTACGTCAGGAAGGACATCGTAATGGGTTACAGAAAGGGTTACAGAAAGGGCTACAACAGGGTAAACAGGAAGGCCAACGTCTCGCCGCATTACGCATTGCCCACGCCATGCTGATCGATGGTTTTGATCGCGATACCATACTTAGGGTTACCGGTCTGACGCCTGCCGACCTGGCGTTTGAAAGCCATTGA
- the bioH gene encoding pimeloyl-ACP methyl ester esterase BioH has protein sequence MNDIGWQTYGEGNVHLVLLHGWGLNAKVWHCIREELGSHFTLHLADLPGYGRSTGYGAMTLEEMTAQVAKNAPDQAIWLGWSLGGLVASQMALTHPERVQALVTVASSPCFSAREGWRGIKPEVLCGFQQQLSDDFQRTVERFLALQTLGTETARQDARMLKSVVLAQPVPDVEVLNGGLEILKTVDLREPLKNVNMPFLRLYGYLDGLVPRKIVPLLDTLWPHSTSQIIAKAAHAPFISHPAAFCQALTALKPSR, from the coding sequence ATGAATGACATTGGGTGGCAGACCTACGGAGAGGGAAATGTTCATCTTGTGCTGCTGCACGGATGGGGGTTGAACGCGAAGGTATGGCATTGCATTCGCGAGGAACTTGGCTCGCATTTTACGTTGCATTTGGCCGATTTGCCGGGCTATGGCCGTAGCACGGGATATGGCGCCATGACACTTGAAGAGATGACAGCGCAGGTGGCGAAAAATGCGCCGGACCAGGCTATCTGGCTTGGCTGGAGTCTGGGCGGGCTGGTCGCGAGCCAGATGGCGCTCACTCATCCTGAACGCGTCCAGGCGCTGGTGACTGTCGCCTCCTCGCCATGTTTTAGCGCGCGTGAGGGATGGCGGGGAATAAAACCGGAAGTCCTCTGTGGATTCCAGCAGCAGCTCAGTGATGATTTTCAGCGTACGGTAGAGCGTTTTCTGGCACTGCAAACTTTAGGAACGGAGACAGCGCGCCAGGATGCACGCATGTTAAAAAGCGTGGTGCTGGCGCAGCCTGTGCCAGATGTAGAAGTACTTAATGGCGGGCTGGAAATCTTAAAAACGGTCGACCTACGAGAACCGCTTAAAAACGTGAATATGCCGTTTTTGCGTTTGTATGGTTATCTGGATGGCCTTGTGCCGCGTAAGATTGTGCCTTTGCTTGATACACTATGGCCGCACAGTACATCGCAGATAATAGCGAAAGCGGCTCATGCGCCGTTTATCTCGCATCCGGCGGCGTTCTGTCAGGCGCTGACAGCGTTGAAGCCATCGCGGTAA
- the gntX gene encoding DNA utilization protein GntX translates to MLTVPGLCWLCRMPLALSHWGICSVCAQAVRQRTSLCPQCGLPAAHPSLPCGRCLQKPPPWQRLVSVSDYTPPLSWLVHQLKFTRRSEIAAALARLLLQEILLARRSSGLLLPDRIVSVPLWQRRHWRRGFNQSDLLCRPLARWLGCAWDSQTITRVRATATQHHLSARLRKHNLKNAFRLELPVRGLHMVIVDDVVTTGSTVAEIAQLLLRNGAATVQVWCLCRTL, encoded by the coding sequence ATGCTAACAGTACCGGGATTATGCTGGCTATGCCGAATGCCACTGGCGTTAAGTCATTGGGGGATTTGTTCTGTATGCGCGCAAGCCGTCCGTCAGCGTACAAGCCTGTGCCCGCAATGCGGATTACCTGCCGCGCATCCTTCGCTTCCCTGCGGTCGCTGCCTGCAAAAACCGCCGCCCTGGCAGCGTCTGGTGAGCGTTAGCGATTATACGCCCCCATTGAGTTGGCTGGTGCATCAGCTTAAATTTACCCGTCGCAGTGAAATCGCCGCCGCGCTGGCGCGTCTGTTGTTGCAGGAGATACTGCTGGCACGCCGCAGTAGCGGCTTGCTACTTCCCGACAGGATCGTCAGTGTTCCGCTCTGGCAGCGCCGACACTGGCGAAGAGGATTCAACCAAAGCGATTTGTTATGCCGACCATTAGCGCGCTGGCTTGGCTGCGCGTGGGACAGCCAGACCATTACACGAGTGCGGGCGACCGCCACACAGCATCATCTCAGCGCCAGGTTACGTAAGCACAATTTGAAAAACGCGTTTCGCCTTGAATTGCCGGTACGGGGTCTCCATATGGTTATTGTGGATGATGTCGTCACTACCGGAAGTACCGTCGCGGAAATCGCGCAACTGCTTTTGCGCAACGGCGCAGCGACTGTCCAGGTATGGTGCCTGTGTCGAACCTTGTAG
- the nfuA gene encoding Fe-S biogenesis protein NfuA, with amino-acid sequence MIRISDAAQAHFAKLLANQEEGTQIRVFVINPGTPNAECGVSYCPPDAVEATDTALKFDLLTAYVDELSAPYLEDAEIDFVTDQLGSQLTLKAPNAKMRKVADDAPLMERVEYALQSQINPQLAGHGGRVSLMEITDEGYAILQFGGGCNGCSMVDVTLKEGIEKQLLNEFPELKGVRDLTEHQRGEHSYY; translated from the coding sequence ATGATCCGTATTTCCGATGCTGCACAAGCGCACTTTGCCAAACTGCTGGCAAATCAGGAGGAAGGGACGCAAATCCGCGTATTTGTTATTAATCCCGGCACCCCTAATGCGGAGTGCGGCGTGTCTTATTGTCCGCCCGACGCCGTGGAGGCAACCGACACCGCGCTTAAATTTGATCTGCTGACGGCTTATGTGGATGAGCTGAGCGCCCCCTATCTGGAAGACGCCGAAATTGATTTCGTAACCGATCAGTTAGGTTCTCAACTCACGTTGAAAGCGCCAAACGCAAAGATGCGTAAAGTGGCCGATGATGCGCCGCTGATGGAGCGTGTGGAATATGCCCTGCAATCGCAGATTAACCCACAGTTGGCAGGCCACGGTGGCCGTGTCTCACTGATGGAAATTACCGATGAGGGTTATGCTATTCTGCAGTTTGGTGGCGGCTGTAACGGTTGCTCGATGGTCGACGTCACACTGAAAGAAGGGATCGAAAAGCAGTTGCTAAACGAATTCCCTGAACTGAAAGGCGTTCGCGATCTGACCGAACATCAGCGCGGCGAGCACTCATATTACTAA
- the gntT gene encoding gluconate transporter translates to MPLVIVAIGVILLLLLMIRFKMNGFIALVLVALAVGLMQGMPLDKVIGSIKAGVGGTLGSLALIMGFGAMLGKMLADCGGAQRIATTLIAKFGKKHIQWAVVLTGFTVGFALFYEVGFVLMLPLVFTIAAAANIPLLYVGVPMAAALSVTHGFLPPHPGPTAIATIFHADMGKTLLFGTILAIPTVILAGPVYARFLKGIDKPIPEGLYSAKTFTEEEMPGFGVSVWTSLVPVILMAMRAIAEMILPKGHAFLPVAEFLGDPVMATLIAVLIAMFTFGLNRGRSMDQINDTLVSSIKIIAMMLLIIGGGGAFKQVLVDSGVDKYIASMMHETNVSPLFMAWSIAAVLRIALGSATVAAITAGGIVAPLIATTGVSPELMVIAVGSGSVIFSHVNDPGFWLFKEYFNLTIGETIKSWSMLETIISVCGLIGCLLLGMVV, encoded by the coding sequence ATGCCATTAGTCATCGTTGCTATCGGTGTTATCTTGTTACTTCTTCTGATGATCCGCTTCAAAATGAATGGATTTATCGCCCTTGTCCTGGTGGCGCTTGCTGTCGGTTTGATGCAGGGAATGCCGCTGGATAAAGTGATCGGCTCCATCAAAGCGGGCGTCGGCGGTACGCTTGGCAGCCTGGCCCTGATTATGGGTTTCGGCGCCATGCTGGGCAAAATGCTTGCCGACTGCGGTGGCGCTCAACGCATTGCCACTACCCTCATCGCAAAATTTGGTAAAAAGCATATCCAGTGGGCCGTGGTATTAACCGGTTTTACCGTCGGTTTCGCCCTGTTCTATGAAGTGGGCTTCGTGCTGATGCTGCCGCTGGTATTCACTATTGCCGCAGCGGCTAACATTCCATTATTGTACGTGGGTGTGCCCATGGCCGCCGCACTCTCCGTCACACACGGCTTTCTGCCGCCGCATCCGGGGCCGACCGCAATTGCCACCATTTTCCATGCCGATATGGGCAAAACTCTGCTGTTTGGTACGATTCTGGCAATCCCGACGGTGATCCTTGCAGGTCCGGTTTACGCCCGTTTTCTAAAAGGCATTGATAAGCCGATTCCGGAAGGCCTGTACAGTGCTAAAACCTTTACGGAAGAAGAGATGCCGGGCTTTGGCGTCAGCGTCTGGACATCGCTGGTGCCCGTTATTCTGATGGCGATGCGCGCCATTGCCGAGATGATTCTGCCGAAAGGGCACGCTTTCCTGCCGGTTGCCGAGTTTCTGGGTGACCCGGTGATGGCAACGCTTATCGCGGTGCTTATCGCCATGTTCACTTTCGGTTTGAATCGCGGACGCTCGATGGACCAAATTAACGACACGCTGGTCTCTTCCATCAAAATTATCGCCATGATGTTACTGATCATCGGCGGCGGCGGCGCGTTCAAGCAGGTGCTGGTCGATAGCGGTGTGGATAAATATATCGCCTCAATGATGCACGAAACGAACGTCTCTCCACTATTTATGGCATGGTCCATCGCGGCGGTTCTGCGTATCGCGTTGGGCTCTGCTACAGTGGCGGCGATTACCGCTGGCGGTATCGTGGCGCCACTGATCGCCACTACCGGCGTCAGTCCAGAACTGATGGTGATCGCGGTCGGTTCCGGGAGCGTAATTTTCTCTCACGTCAACGATCCGGGTTTCTGGCTGTTCAAAGAGTATTTCAATCTGACTATCGGTGAGACCATTAAATCCTGGTCAATGCTGGAAACGATTATCTCAGTCTGCGGCCTGATTGGCTGTCTGCTGCTGGGTATGGTGGTCTGA